AACGACTTCGAGTACTGGGTTCGTAGTATGCGCGATTTCGAAGTGTTCCGCTACAGCTTGGTCTGAGCAGTCGTAATCGTGCAGTTCCAGGTTACAGAGTTCTCCAGACCCGATACCGTAATACACGAAGAGAACAGTCGCAGCACGCCAAAATGGATGATCAACAGTTTGGAGGGGGCGACGTGCCCCGGATGGGGTAAGCAAAAGCTGGTATGAGTTCGTGTTTTGTAGCGCCGCAGGCTCGTTTTGGATTCGTTTGCCTTCGGATTTCGTATGACACTCCTTGCATAGCGTTACCAAATTGGAGAGTTCGTTCGATCCACCAACCGAGAGGGGGACGATATGGTGAACTTCTAGCCGCTGTTCCGAACTGCAGTTCATACACTGATGACCGTCTCGTTCTAGGACTTCCTCTCGAAGTGTTTCCAGGCTGACCAACTGAGTCGACTCGGTTTTGGGGAATATGGTTCTGCATCTGAACTCGTGGATTGCTGGTCCACAGGAGGATTTCGTTCCATGTTTTCGGTTGTTTTGAGACGCGTTCTAATCTATTCCAGTTAGAAATACCTGGTGGATATATACAATAGCTTGCTCGAACCGCATCAGATGAATCGAATAGCGCTATATCAATTTGAGTCGATATCTCGGTCAGAGAGCGCGGCGCTGCTGGTACCAGAATCCGAGGACGGAATCGGCCTATTGGTCGACGTCCTCCGAGTTACCGGGAGGAGTATCGGAGTTGGATTCGAGGGCGTACGCCGATTCGTCCTGATCACCGAACCACTCCCCGACCGTCCGCTCTCGTTTTCGGGCGCGAAGCCGTTCCTGCAGTCGCTCCTCGATCGTGTCTTGCATCTCGAGGCCCTCGGCGGCGTCGACGTCGTAGGCGGTCGCCGCCCGGCCCAGCAGCGACGCCGAGGACGCGGTGTCGGCCGTGACGTTCGCGAGTCGACGGCGACGCTGGAAGATCGACTGAGTGTGAACGACGGCCTGGACGCGATAGTAGGGGACGACCTTCGTCGTTCGCCTCCAGAAGCCGGTTCGGGCGAGGTAGTAGCGATCGCCGAGCTGGTGGCCCCGACTGCGCCATTTTAGATGGGCCGCGACGGGAACCAGGACGAGCAGGACGGCCGGGAGGTACCATCGCTCGAGGACGGTGGCCGTCGTGACAAGGTAGCCGGCGCCGACGAGGGCCCCGACGACCAGCAGGTACCGGACGCCGTACCGCTCTCGGGCTCGCTTGGGCGGGTCCTGGAGAGTGACCTCGCCGAAGGGCTCGATCGAACGGGCCAGTCCGAGGACGCGATCGAATCTCGCGAGCGGGATCGCCGACTCCGTTCCCCGAGAGCCCTGGCCGGGCGCGTAACCCGCGGTTTCGACCGCCAGCGCGCCGTAGCCGAACCATCGGAACGGCACTCGTTCGGTGATCGTCAGAGTCTGGACCTTCCCGAGCGGGATCGTCCCGCTGTAGCGCTGGACGAGGCCGCGCTCGTAGTAGAGTTCGTCGTCGACGCGGGTGAGTCGGAACCCGTAGTAGCGGTTGAACGTGAGGACGGCGCTGACGACCCAGGCTGCAAGCAGGAACAGGACGACGAGCCACGCGAGCGCGACGAGTCCGCCCTCGGCGCCGGGCAGCCCCTCGACGAGGTCGGCGGGGATCAGCGTCGTCGGGTCGAACCCGCTGAGAAACGACAGCGCGATTCCGCCCAGCAGGCTGGCCCCGGGGTCGATCGTGAACACGCTGAGGATCGCCAGCTCCCGTGGCTGGATCTCGAAGAGCAGCTCCTCCTCCCTCTCGTCCGACGCTCGTCGATCGGACGTTTCGGATCCCTCTTTTTGCCCGTCCTCGGCCTGGGCTCCGCGGCGGAGCTGCCGTCTGAGACGACGGGCTTCGTCCTCCTCGATGTACTGCAGGGAGACCTCGGTCTGGCCGCCGCCTGCGGTCTCGATGTGGACGGCTGCGAGCCCGAGGACTCTGGCGAGGACGGGCTGTCTGACGTCGACGTTCTGGATCCGGCGAAGCGGAACCTCGCGGTCGCGCCTGGCGAGGACGCCGGAGGCCACGTCGAAAGTGTCGCCCGTGAGTTCGTAGCGGAACCGCTCGTAGTAGGCGACCTCGTAGCCGATCGCGAGGACGATCCCCAACAGGAGCATCCCCCCGACGGAGACGAGCGTCCCCCCGGCGCCGCCCGGCGAGGCGAAGACCCCGGCGATAAAAAAGAGGAGGCCGACGTTGACGCTGCGCGAGATCGATCTGACCGCGATCGAGAGCGGGTGGAGTTTCCTCATACCGCGTCCTCACCCTCGCTCTCGATCGCGAGCCGGCGCAGGTCCTCGCGGAGCCGTTCGGCCCGCTCCGGGGTCAGCCCGGGGATCGCGACGTCGGCGCTTCGGGAGCCGGCCGTGTAGACGACGACGGTCGCCAACCCGGTCGTCCGCTCGATCGGCGATCGCCGCGAGTCGACGTGTTGGACGCGGACGTAGGGGACGACCGTCTTGATCCGAGTGAACACGCCCCGTTCGATGTAGAGCCCGTCGTCCTGTACCTCGAAGCGCCAGACGGCGTAGCGCCGCCAGGCGACGACGACCCGAACGAGCCCGAGGACGACCGCGAGACCGATCGCGCCCGGGACGAGCAGGTCGGGTGGGTTCGTCCACAGCCCGGTTTCGGAGAGTACCAGCGCGGCGCCGACGAGAAATCCGCCGACGATCCCGGCCCGGAACACCGCCAAGAGTAGCCAGACGACGCGGACCCGGGGAGTGAGTCGCTCCATGATGAGCTGAAGGGAGGGGGTACGAATAAAAAGCCGGATCGCGGAGTCGAACGACAGCGAGGAGACGAAATCAGAAGAGAACGGAACGGAACGGAACGCCGGAGCTCAGTGTGTCGCCGCCCGGACGTCGTCGATCTGGTAGAGGTCCTCGCGGAGCCCCTCACCGGCGCAGTCTTCGCTCGGACACTCGTAGTGCCATCCGTCCTCGGTTGCGTCCCGTTCTCGGAATCGGTCGCCGCATACCTGACAGAACAGTTGGGCTTTCTCGCAGGTATCCCGGTGGAGTTCGAGGGCGAGCTCGGTCTGGAACGACTGGTTGCAGTTACGACAGGTGTGCATATTTCGTCTGACGCGAGCATTCGTAAAAACTGCTTGGGTTCTTTTCTTACGGGAGAATCCCACTTGATACGGCTTCTTGCTGCCGATTTAGATTCGACCGACCCACAAGAAAGAACGATCAGCGACGGAGAGTACTCGACGCCGTGTCCTTCGGTTCGTGAGAGATCGCCGGTTTGTGACCACGGGAAGATATGTCGTGTTACTCCGTGACAGTGTTGTGATACGACGGCGAAAAACGAAATCGAACGGCGGCCGAGAGTTACTCTTCCTGGCCCAGGATCCCCCGTTCGGTCATCTTCCGGGGGTCAAGCACCTCGTCGGCTTCGTCCTCGTCGAGGTAGCCCTTCTCGAGGACGACCTCCCGGACCGTCTTCTCTTCCTTGAGCGCCGTTTTGGCGACCTCGCTGGCCTTGTCGTAGCCGATGTGGACGTTCAGCGAGGTGGCCATCGCCATCGACTGCTCGACCCGGTCCCGGCAGTACTCCTCGTTGGCCTCGAGCGGATCGACGAACCGCTCGGCGAAGATCTGGCTCGAGTTCGAGATCAATTCGGCGGACTGCAGGAAGTTGTGGGCCAGCACGGGCTTGTAGAGGTTGAGATCGATCTGACCCTCGGCAGCGCCCGCGGAGACGGCAGCATCGTTGCCGACGACCTGCTTGTGAACCTGGTTGACCGCCTCGGCGACGACGGGGTTGATCTTGCCCGGCATGATCGAGGAGCCGGGCTGGTTCTCTGGCTGTTCGATCTCGCCGAGGCCGTTGCGCGGACCGGAGGCCAGGAGTCGAAGATCGTTGGCGATCTTGTTCAGCGAGCCCGCCACCACTCGGAGAGCGCCGTGGGCCTCGCTCATGGCGTCGTGGGCGGCCTGGGCCTCGAAGTGGTTGTCGGCCTCGCGGAACTGGACGCCGGTCTCTTTCGTGATGTACTCGGCGGCGCGACCGGGGAACTCCTCGTGGGTGTTCAGCCCCGTTCCGGTAGCGGTGCCACCGAGCGCGAGCTCGGCGAGGTGGTTACGGACCTTGTCGACGCGGTCGAGGCCCTTTTCGACCTGGGTGCGGTAGCCGGAGAACTCCTGGCCCAGCGTGACGGGTGTCGCGTCCTGGAGATGGGTCCGACCCGTTTTGACGACGTCGTCGAACTCCGCTTCCTTCTCCTCGAGGGACTCCCGGAGCGTATCCAGTGCGGGAATGACGTCTTTCTCGACGGCCTCGAGGGAAGCGACGTGCATCGCGGTCGGGATCACGTCGTTGCTCGACTGGCCGTAGTTGACGTGGTCGTTGGGGTGGACGACGCGGTCGCCGATTTCGGCGCCCATGATCTCGGCGGCGCGGTTGGCGATGACCTCGTTGGCGTTCATGTTCGAGGACGTCCCCGACCCGGTCTGGAAGACGTCGACGGGGAACTGGTCGTCGTGCTCGCCGGCGATGACCTCGTCGGCGGCCTCGACGATCGCCTCGGCGACGTCGTCCTCGATGAGATCGAGGTCGCGGTTGGCCTGTGCGGCGGCCTTCTTGACGACGCCGAGCCCGCGGACGAACCGTCGTCCGAAGCTGATCCCCGAGATCGGGAAGTTCCCGATCGCACGCTGGGTCTGGGCGCCCCAGTAGGCGTCGGCCGGCACCTGCATCTCGCCGAGACTGTCCTCCTCGATGCGGAACTTGTCGTCGCGTGTCATACCCGACACCTCGAGAGCGGTTAGGTAAAATCCACCGAAAAGCCGGCGTCGTCGGTACGAGCCCGTTCTCGCAGGGCCGACTGGAGACGGGTCCGTCCGGTTCGGTGGACGCCACGGGCGTCCTCGAGGTCGACGTCGTAGATCGTCGGCGTGTCCCAGAACAGCGTCCGGGAGCTTGCGGTGTCGACGACGAGCGAGGCGATCCCGAGCCGGCGCTGGAAGATCGACCGTCGGGTGGAGACGGTCTGGATCCGGAAGTACGGAATGACGGTCGTCCGGCGGCGCCAGAACCCGCGCCGGATCACCAGGTGGTCCTCGCCGACGTAGTACCCCAGGTGGACGTACCGCAGGTGGGCCGCGGGCGGGACCGTCGCGAAGACGACCGCGGCGAAGTACCACCGCTCGATCGGCGTTACCTGTGCGAGCCCGAAGACGGCCGCGACGACGGCGGCGGCGATCAGCGAGTACCGAACGAGGTACCGACGGCGGGCGATCGGCGGCGGGCTCTCGAAGGCGGGCGTCTCGACGTGTGTGAGGTTCTCGGTGAACCGGTGGACGTGATCGGCGCGGGCCATGGGAACCGCCGACTGGCTGCCCCCGCTGCTGTCGGGGCCGTAGCCGGCCGTCTCGACCCACAGCCCGGCGTAGTCGATCAGCCGCTGGAGCGGGTTGTCCGTGACCGTGACCGACTGGACTTTCTCGGCGGGAATCGACCCGCTGTAGCGCTGGAGGAGCCCTCGTTCGTAGACGAAGTCCTCGTCGACCCGCCCCAGCCGGAAGTCGTAGTACGTCGCGAACGTGTAGGCGACGCTGACGAGGTAGGTGATGATAACACCGTTTATCACCGAGACGACGGTCAACACGCCGTAGCTCTGTGTGTCACCGTTCTGGAGATCTTCGGGGCCGCCGAGCGGCTGAGCGATGCTCACGAGCAGGTCGAGGATCGTATCGGTTGCGAACAGAAACAGGAACCCGATAGCGGCGATTGCGGCGGGCCGTACCGTCGTCAGCGAGTACAACAGGAGCTCGCGGGACTCGAGGGCGAACAGTCGCTGTCGGCTGGACTCGCGTCGGTCGGCGGTCGGTCGGGAGTCGGTCTCGACCGAGGACGGGCGCTCGTCGCTCCGGTCTGTCTCGTCCGGTCGGTCGGTCGCCGGGGCGTCCTCGGACGGATGTTCGGCCGACGGGTCGTCCTCGGCCGACTCCGCGCTGTCGTCTTGGTCGACGGCGGCAGTTCGACGGCGGATCTGATGCTGGAGACGGTCGGCCTCGGACTTGCTCACGACGTTCAACGCGGCCTCGCTGGTGCCACCGCCGGCGGTCTCGATAGTGACGATCGCGAGCCCGAGGACGCGCTGGAAGACCCCTTGCCGAACGTCGACGTTCTGGATCCGCCGGTAGGGGATCTCCCGGGAGCGACGGGCGATGACTCCCGATGCGACGTCGAACGTGTCGGGCGTGATCCCGTACTCGAACCGGTAGTAGTAGACGATCCCGTACCCGGCGCCGAAGAGGAAGCCGAGCGCGGTGACCACCGGGAGCCACGCGATACTGACAACCGCCACCGTTCCGGCCAGGAGGCTGACGAGGATGAACGGCAGCCACATCCACAGCAGGCCGTACCGGAGCGCGTAGACGACCGCGCTGAAGGGGTGGAGCCGGTTCATACTGCGTCGTCGGCCTCGCTCTCGACGGCGAGGTCACGGAGCGTGTCCTGTAGTTCCCGGGCGCGGTCGGGCGTCAGCCCGGGGATGCGGACGTCGGCGTTGCGCGAGCCGGCCGTGTAGACGACGACACTCGAGAGCCCGAGCAGCCGTTCAACGGGTCCAAACTGGGTGTCGACGTGCTGGACCCGGACGAACGGGACGGCGGTCTCGACGAACGTGATGACACCCCGTTCCAGATAGAGCGCGTCGTCTTGTAGTTCGAACTGCCAGATCTGGTAGAGCCGAACGGCGTAGGCGATACCGAGGACGGCTGCGACGGCGACGATCCCCGCCAGTGCGGCCGTCGGGACGGGGGTGATCCACCGGTCGACGGCGGCGAGGACGGCGCCGAACACGGCCGCCAGGATCGCCGTCTGTGCGATCCACAGCAGCCTGATCCGCGGGTGAAGTGACTCCATACTGACGTTCTCGCGAGCGAACAGGAGTATCCTGCGGTTCGATCCGCTCCGGAAGCGGTGCGGGCGGAACGGACAGCCACGAGTCCGGTCGCGGGAGGGCGCTCGAGCCCCGCGCGGACTACTCGTCGTACTCCTCGGGCGTGTACGTCGAGAGCTCGAGGGCGTGGATGTCGGTCGTCATGTGGTCGTCGAGCGCGTCGTACACCTGCTGGTGTTGCTGGACCAGCGACTGGCCCTCGAAGCTCGGCGAGACGACCGTCGCCGCGAGGTGGTCGTCGTCGTGTTTGTCTCGGGCGTGCGTGACCGTCGCCTCGGCGTCCTCGAGTTCGGATTCGATCACTGCCTCGACGTCCTCGGGTTTCATATCCGACTCGAGGAGCGCTCGCGGCAAAAACGCCGCGGTCGAGGGCTACCGGGACGGGATCACGAGGCTTATCCCTCCCCGGTTGTGTGTGACAGCTACAGCTATGTCGCTCGCGAGCGAAACGCGCCGAGCCGTCGACGAGAACCCGTTTCTCGTCGCCGCACTGCGGGCCGGAATCGTCAACTACACCGCGGCAGCTCGGTATCTCGACGTCGACGGCGAGACCGACGCGGTCGCAACGGCGATCCGCCGGTACGCCGAGGAGCTCCCCGCCTACGAGACCACCGACCGGGACGTCCGCGTCAGGATGGAACGGGGGATCACGCCGGCGCCGATCGACGGCACCAAGCACGAAACGGCGCTGCTGGCCGTCGGCGGGACGTCGTTCAGATCCGACGGAGGAGAGCTGACCGCCATCGCGGCCACAGGCGAGATCGACGCGACCGCCCTCGGAACCGCGCTCGGGCGACTCGGAAACGCGGAAATCGAGGTGATCGCGGCCGGCGTCGGCGAGGGGACCGCGATGGTGGTCGTCGACGACCGCGACGGCGTCGACGCCCTGCGAACCGTCGAAGCGGCCTTCGAGGCGGTTCCGGAGTAGCGCCGGCGGACTCCCGGCCAAAGACATATTTTAACTGCTGGCCGCGGATACACCCCTGTAATGACCCTGCACGTGACGAACACGTTGACGGGCGAGACCGAGCCGTTCGAGCCGCAGGATCCCGAGGACGTCCTTCTCTACTACTGCGGTCTGACGGTGTCGGATCCGCCCCACCTGGGCCACGCCCGCTCGTGGGTCCACGTCGACGTCATGCACCGCTGGCTCGAACAGCTCGGGTACGGCGTGCGCCACGTCGAAAACTTCACCGACGTCAACGAGAAGATCGTCGCCCGCGTCGGCGAGGACGGGACCGACGAGGCCGACGTCGCCGAGAACTACATCGAGCGCACTCTCGCGGACATGCGCTCGCTGAACCTCCTGCGGGCGGAGGTCTACCCGCGGGTCTCCGAGCACGTCCCCGAGATCGTCGACCTCGTCGAGACCCTGATCGAGAAGGGGTACGCCTACGAGTCCAACGGCTCGGTCTACTTCGACGTCACCAGCTTCGAGGAGTACGGCAAGCTCTCGAACCAGGCCCTCGAGGAGATCGAGTCCCAGGGCGACCCCGACGAGCGCTCGGAGAAGCGCCACCCCGCGGACTTCGCGCTCTGGAAGGCCGACGGCGTCGACGCCGACGCGATCGCGGAACACCGCCACGAGGACGCCGCACCGGCCGAGGAGGCCTGCGAGACCGCGCTGACCTGGGACTCGCCGTGGGGCGAGGGCCGACCGGGGTGGCACATCGAGTGCTCGGCGATGAGCACGACCCACCTCGGGGACACGCTCGACATCCACGTCGGCGGCCGCGACCTGGTCTTTCCCCACCACGAAAACGAGATCGCCCAGTCCGAAGCCGCGACCGACCAGCAGTTCGCGAACTACTGGCTCCACTGCGAGCTGTTCCAGATGGACGAGGAGAAGATGTCCTCGAGTCTGGGGAACTTCGTCACCGTCGACGAGGCCGTCGACCGCTGGGGGACCAACGTCGTGCGAACCTTCCTCACGGCGGGCTCGTACAACAGCCAACAGCTGTACTCCGACGAGACGATCGCGGAGGCCGAGGAACGGTGGGATCGTCTCGAGCGGGCCCACGAGGCGGCGACCGCGGCGATCGACTCCCCGAGCGCAGGCACCAAAGCCGAGGACGGTGAGCTTCGCGAGACGGTCGAGGCGGCTCGCGAGGCCTTTACCGAGGCGATGAACGACGACTTCAACACCCGCGAGGCCCAGTCGGCGCTGCTCGAGATCGCAGCGGCGATCAACCGCCACCTCGAAGCCGAGGACGACGCCGCGGACTACCGCGGGCTGCGCCGGGCCGTCGAGACCCTCGAGGAGCTGGGTGGCGTCCTCGGACTCTCCTTTACCGGCAAGACCAACGGGAGCGCGGAGCTGGCCGGCGACGTCGTCGAGCTGGTTCTCGGCGTGCGCGAGCGCGAGCGCGAGGACGGGAACTACGAGCGGGCCGACGAGCTGCGTGACGAGCTCGAGGCGATCGGCGTCGAGGTCCAGGACACTGACGAGGGACCGAGCTACCGGCTCCCCGGCGAGTAGAGCCGATTCGCGCTCTCGCCGACGGGCGATCACGAGTTTGTGGCGCCGTTCTGCGGGAACCCGATCCGTTCGGGAGCCGTCCGTGACGCGTCGTGTACACTGCGTTTCGATATACTAATAGCTCGCTCCCGACGGAGTCGCTCGACGAACCTGGCCGGCTTGAGCCGGCCGCGCCACTTATTGTCGCGAGGACGAACTATCGAGACAGGATGCATCGACGACAGTTCGTCGCCGCGGGCGCGGTCGGGGGAGTCGGTCTGTCGGCCGGCTGTCTCGACGACTTCCTCGACGACGCGACGACGTTTTCAGCCTCGCCGGCGATCGTCGCCGAGAGCGCGACCGACGAGACCGGCTACGAGTACGAGGGAACCGAGGAGATCATCTCTACCGAGTCGGTCGCCGGCCAGGAGGTCGAGGTGACCAGCTACGGCTCCGAGTACGTTCGAACGATCGATCTCCCGCTCGATATCTTCGGCGATGGCGTCGAAGCGGGGGTCTTCACCGTCATCACCACACCTCAGGTCAGTGTCGCCGGCGAGGAGTTCAACCCGATCGGCGAGATGGACAACGAAGAACTGCTCCGGGAGATGCAAGACCAGTACGAGGAGCTGACGATCGAGGACGCGGTCGGCGAGCGTTCGGTCGCCGCGCTCGAGGACACCCTCGTCCTCGAGACCTTCGAGGGTGAGGCCGAACTCCACGGCGAGTACGGGATCGACGTCCTGCTGGATATCGCCCAGCACGAGTCCGGCGACGACTATCTCGTGGTCGTCGGCGTCTACCCCGACCTCGAGGATCTGCCGATCGACTCCGAGCGCGATCGGATCGATCAGATGGTCCAGGGGCTCGAACACGGCGAGGACGTCGACGCGGAGATCGTCGAGAGCCGCGAGGACGACGACCCGCTGGCCGACTAAAGTCCGAGCGCGGTCGCGATCGGCACGCCGCTCGCGAGCGCGCCGAGCAGGTAGCCCCCGATCGCACCGCCGTTGAGCAGCGGCAGGCCAGCGTGGGGTCGTCCCTTCAGCACCATCCCCATCAGGACGACCAGCCCGGCGAGCGTGCCGACGATCGCGCCCAGCGCCGGCAGGTTCAGCGCGATCCAGGGGACCTCGAGGGTTCCGGCCTCGATGAAGTAGGCCGCGCTCGCGACCAGGATCGTCGGGATGATCGCGTCGCCGAGACCGATAAAGAGCGCGTCGCGGCTGCCGTCGGCGGGGGGCTCGTCCGCGTCCGCGGTCGGGCTCGCCCCGTCGTCGCCGTTCAGTTGCTCGGTCTCCGATTCGGGGGCCGCCTCCGACTCGGCGTCTACGTCGTCCTCGAGGTAGGAGTACGACAGCGTCGTCGGGACGACCAGCACGACGGGAATCTTGAGGTCCATCACCCCCGCGGCGAGATCGAGCATGTGTTCGGTCCGGTAGACGCTGATGGCGTCGTAGATCGCGAGCGCCGTCAACAGGAGCAACGCGGGCAGGAGCCCGAAGCTGATCCCGAACAGCGCCGCGGCGCCCGCGCCCATCAACACTCCCGTGAGATCGAGGACGTACCACTCGGGGTAGAGGACAAGCGCCGCGCCGATACCGAGGGCGGCGCCGACGGCGAGGACGTTGACCGAACCCGCCGTCAGAACCGGGGGCACGAACTCGGTGAAGACGAACCAGGCGAGCATCACGCTCACGCCGACGACCAGCGCCCTGATGATCCACTCGAGGTCGTACCGGAACGTCGCGAGCATGAGCCCGGTCGCGACGAGGATGACCGCGAAGTAGACGAGGCTGTTGGTCGGGTTCTCGGGATCCTCGACGGCCTGGCGGTCGGCGTCGTGGAACGGCTCGATCAGCGCCAGGGCGCCGAGCTGGACGGCAAGAAAGAGCAACGCCGTCGTTCCGACGGCCGCGAGCACCCGGGTCCGGTGGTCCATGCCGCGGCGTTTGCACCCGCTCCTCTTGGTGCTTTTCGTTGGGCGTCTCTCGGTTAGCGCGCGTACAGCGTCGTCCCGACCAGCGTCGGGAGGTGGACGTCGTCGTCGGGCGTCACTGCCAGGTAGGGGCCGTCGACGGGCCCGAAGACGTCGACGACGCGGCCGACGGACTCGAGGGAGTCGTCGAGCACCATGGTCCCGATCTCCTCGCGGAGGCGGTCGTCGTCGGTGTCCGGGTTCGCTCGCAGGATGGCGAGCCCCTGGGCAGTACGGACGACCTGGCCGACCCGGCGCATCACTCCCGCATCGCGACGACGTACGCCGCGACGGCCTGGACGAGGTCGTTCTTCGAGTCGTCGGACCCCCGAACGACGACCCGGCCCCGGTCGGCCCAGTGCTCCCGCGAGTAGGACTTCTCACGTTCGATCGTGGCGTCGTAGCCGATCTGCTGGACAGCTTTCGCGATCTCGTCGACCGTCGGCTCCTCGACCGCCAGCTCCTCGGCGACGCGTCGGCCCTCGGCCCGGGAGAGCTCCGCATCGAGATAGGCGGGCCAGATGACGTTCTCGACCATACCGTCGTCTCCGGAGGCCTCCCGGTAAACACTTTTCAAAAACGGTCGGTTCGCACTCGAGGACTCGCCGCGAGCGCGGACGGTTCGGTCGTCGGCGACGATCGGATCGACGTTACCGACGGCGAGCGAGGACGGCGAGGACGGCGACCAGCGCGGCGACCACGGCGGGAACGCCGAAGCCGGGGATCGAGTCGTCCTCGGCGTCGTCTGCGGGTTCGTTGGCGTCGTCGGCCGCCGTATCGTCAGCGTCCGCCTCGTCGGCATCGTCCGTCTCGTCCTCGGTCTCGTCGACTGCCTCGGCGTACGCCTCGGGGTGGACCTCGGCGACGATCTCCTCGATCGCCTCGACGACGAGCGGACCGGGCTGGCTCATGAACTGGTCGTTGACTGCGACGAACTGTTCGTTCTGGTAGGCGGTCGTCCCCATCACGGCCTCGCTAACCGGTGGTTCGTCGCCCCAGGACTCGCCGTAGATGATCCATTCGGGGTCCTCCTCGACGACGACCTCCTCGCTGATCTCGGCCCAGCCCTCGATGCCGGCCTCTGCGCCCAGGTTATCGACGCCGGCGGTGGTGATCAGTTCGTCCTGGAAGGTTCCCTCGCCGGCGGTGAAGCCGTCACCCATCTCGTAGTACGCGAGCGGCTGCTCCTCGTCCTCGACGGTCGCTTCGATGGTTTCGAGACGCTCCTCGAACTCCTCGAGGGCGTCCTCGGCGCCGTCGCACTCGCCGACGATCTCGCCAGTCAGGCGGACGTTCTCGGCGACGCCGTCGAGCGAGTCCTCGGTCGGGAAGACGTAGACGTCGAGTCCGGC
This genomic window from Natronococcus occultus SP4 contains:
- a CDS encoding class II fumarate hydratase — protein: MTRDDKFRIEEDSLGEMQVPADAYWGAQTQRAIGNFPISGISFGRRFVRGLGVVKKAAAQANRDLDLIEDDVAEAIVEAADEVIAGEHDDQFPVDVFQTGSGTSSNMNANEVIANRAAEIMGAEIGDRVVHPNDHVNYGQSSNDVIPTAMHVASLEAVEKDVIPALDTLRESLEEKEAEFDDVVKTGRTHLQDATPVTLGQEFSGYRTQVEKGLDRVDKVRNHLAELALGGTATGTGLNTHEEFPGRAAEYITKETGVQFREADNHFEAQAAHDAMSEAHGALRVVAGSLNKIANDLRLLASGPRNGLGEIEQPENQPGSSIMPGKINPVVAEAVNQVHKQVVGNDAAVSAGAAEGQIDLNLYKPVLAHNFLQSAELISNSSQIFAERFVDPLEANEEYCRDRVEQSMAMATSLNVHIGYDKASEVAKTALKEEKTVREVVLEKGYLDEDEADEVLDPRKMTERGILGQEE
- a CDS encoding HNH endonuclease, with translation MNCSSEQRLEVHHIVPLSVGGSNELSNLVTLCKECHTKSEGKRIQNEPAALQNTNSYQLLLTPSGARRPLQTVDHPFWRAATVLFVYYGIGSGELCNLELHDYDCSDQAVAEHFEIAHTTNPVLEVVPGRENASSRSRSRATTLPLPPVVERELIRYLTIRPDSGSDRLFLSTAKNWGEPITRDMLAHSLKDRSGERPQAFINCFKKTLAT
- a CDS encoding PH domain-containing protein; the protein is MERLTPRVRVVWLLLAVFRAGIVGGFLVGAALVLSETGLWTNPPDLLVPGAIGLAVVLGLVRVVVAWRRYAVWRFEVQDDGLYIERGVFTRIKTVVPYVRVQHVDSRRSPIERTTGLATVVVYTAGSRSADVAIPGLTPERAERLREDLRRLAIESEGEDAV
- a CDS encoding BolA family protein; protein product: MKPEDVEAVIESELEDAEATVTHARDKHDDDHLAATVVSPSFEGQSLVQQHQQVYDALDDHMTTDIHALELSTYTPEEYDE
- a CDS encoding PH domain-containing protein; protein product: MESLHPRIRLLWIAQTAILAAVFGAVLAAVDRWITPVPTAALAGIVAVAAVLGIAYAVRLYQIWQFELQDDALYLERGVITFVETAVPFVRVQHVDTQFGPVERLLGLSSVVVYTAGSRNADVRIPGLTPDRARELQDTLRDLAVESEADDAV
- a CDS encoding PH domain-containing protein — encoded protein: MNRLHPFSAVVYALRYGLLWMWLPFILVSLLAGTVAVVSIAWLPVVTALGFLFGAGYGIVYYYRFEYGITPDTFDVASGVIARRSREIPYRRIQNVDVRQGVFQRVLGLAIVTIETAGGGTSEAALNVVSKSEADRLQHQIRRRTAAVDQDDSAESAEDDPSAEHPSEDAPATDRPDETDRSDERPSSVETDSRPTADRRESSRQRLFALESRELLLYSLTTVRPAAIAAIGFLFLFATDTILDLLVSIAQPLGGPEDLQNGDTQSYGVLTVVSVINGVIITYLVSVAYTFATYYDFRLGRVDEDFVYERGLLQRYSGSIPAEKVQSVTVTDNPLQRLIDYAGLWVETAGYGPDSSGGSQSAVPMARADHVHRFTENLTHVETPAFESPPPIARRRYLVRYSLIAAAVVAAVFGLAQVTPIERWYFAAVVFATVPPAAHLRYVHLGYYVGEDHLVIRRGFWRRRTTVIPYFRIQTVSTRRSIFQRRLGIASLVVDTASSRTLFWDTPTIYDVDLEDARGVHRTGRTRLQSALRERARTDDAGFSVDFT
- the cysS gene encoding cysteine--tRNA ligase; this translates as MTLHVTNTLTGETEPFEPQDPEDVLLYYCGLTVSDPPHLGHARSWVHVDVMHRWLEQLGYGVRHVENFTDVNEKIVARVGEDGTDEADVAENYIERTLADMRSLNLLRAEVYPRVSEHVPEIVDLVETLIEKGYAYESNGSVYFDVTSFEEYGKLSNQALEEIESQGDPDERSEKRHPADFALWKADGVDADAIAEHRHEDAAPAEEACETALTWDSPWGEGRPGWHIECSAMSTTHLGDTLDIHVGGRDLVFPHHENEIAQSEAATDQQFANYWLHCELFQMDEEKMSSSLGNFVTVDEAVDRWGTNVVRTFLTAGSYNSQQLYSDETIAEAEERWDRLERAHEAATAAIDSPSAGTKAEDGELRETVEAAREAFTEAMNDDFNTREAQSALLEIAAAINRHLEAEDDAADYRGLRRAVETLEELGGVLGLSFTGKTNGSAELAGDVVELVLGVREREREDGNYERADELRDELEAIGVEVQDTDEGPSYRLPGE
- a CDS encoding PH domain-containing protein, which encodes MRKLHPLSIAVRSISRSVNVGLLFFIAGVFASPGGAGGTLVSVGGMLLLGIVLAIGYEVAYYERFRYELTGDTFDVASGVLARRDREVPLRRIQNVDVRQPVLARVLGLAAVHIETAGGGQTEVSLQYIEEDEARRLRRQLRRGAQAEDGQKEGSETSDRRASDEREEELLFEIQPRELAILSVFTIDPGASLLGGIALSFLSGFDPTTLIPADLVEGLPGAEGGLVALAWLVVLFLLAAWVVSAVLTFNRYYGFRLTRVDDELYYERGLVQRYSGTIPLGKVQTLTITERVPFRWFGYGALAVETAGYAPGQGSRGTESAIPLARFDRVLGLARSIEPFGEVTLQDPPKRARERYGVRYLLVVGALVGAGYLVTTATVLERWYLPAVLLVLVPVAAHLKWRSRGHQLGDRYYLARTGFWRRTTKVVPYYRVQAVVHTQSIFQRRRRLANVTADTASSASLLGRAATAYDVDAAEGLEMQDTIEERLQERLRARKRERTVGEWFGDQDESAYALESNSDTPPGNSEDVDQ
- a CDS encoding DUF7523 family protein, producing MSLASETRRAVDENPFLVAALRAGIVNYTAAARYLDVDGETDAVATAIRRYAEELPAYETTDRDVRVRMERGITPAPIDGTKHETALLAVGGTSFRSDGGELTAIAATGEIDATALGTALGRLGNAEIEVIAAGVGEGTAMVVVDDRDGVDALRTVEAAFEAVPE